The Pirellulales bacterium genome contains the following window.
GCGGCAGTTGACGGCAGCACTTGGAATCCCGGAGATCGCATCAAGCGAGCAGAAACGTTCGTCGGCAAGACTATCAATACGAAGGTCACGCTGACTTCTGGAACCACGGGCTATACCTCGGACGCGATCACCGGCGTCGATATCTACTTTAACAGCAATCCGCAAGCGCTATACACGCCACTCATCTTCCAAACCCTGCTGACGCACGAAATTGGCCATGCGCTAGGACTAGGAGACGTCGACATTGACAGCCCCTTCATCGACGACAACTACGATGGCTCGACGAGCGCGACAGCTTTAGCAACGCTGACAAATTCGTTTGCGAACCTGATTAACCCGTTGAATCCAGCGCTCTCACCGTTGGATACATATTTTGTCGCCAATGGCGATCCTGGTGTCGATACTGCCGGCGTGGACATTCTCATGGAAACCTTGCTGCCAATTGCGCTATTTGTTCCCGGTGTCAATCCGCTTAGCAACGACGATTTCGCAGGCCGACAGTTCTTATATCCCACGTTTCCCGTGCCTGAACCATGTAACGCAACCATCGCTGCGCTAGGGGCTTGTGCCGCCGTCGTGGTGCTATCGAGACGGCGTTACCGTGCAGAAATCTCGAATTTTGCCTATCGGAGGAGAATCTCTCCACTAACCTTGGCAGATGCCGATGGATCACCTTCGGGTGGTCGTTCATAACCGGCTTCCGGTTCGAAGTCGCACCGGTTGCCGAAACGATTTCGTTCGTTAGCACGGCTAGGGCAAATTCCGCACCATTCATGGCACCCGCATCGATAGAAAACGTCGCACCCAGCAGTGAGCTTACTTTTCGCCTGGTGCAACTGGCTCCGCTTGAGGAGTTGTGTCGCTGGGCGACGTAGTTGCTGGAATGCCGTTGGGCGACTCTTCGGTTCCAGCGGCGGCAGCATCACTACCAGCGGGTGGAAACAGCGATCGTTGAATCAGCGGCAAAAACTCTCGCAGAAAGGGCAATGCGACGCTTTCGTTGGCGCGATCCTTGGTATCGCTGGCGACAATCGTCGTGGCATAGATCTTATAGATCGCTGGCGAAGTCGTCAGTTGGCCACGGAACGTGGGCGAAACCCATTCGCCATTTTCGTTAAAGCTCCAAAAGATGCGGAGGTTTTGCGGGCCTTGCCCCGGGATGTCCTTGCGGAAATGGCACGTTGTGAATTTGGCCGGCCCACCTGGCAGATCGACAGGAAATCGCTGCTCTTCGCCTACCATCTGAAAGCCACTAGCGATAAAGCACTGATCGGGTGTGTGCTTGCACATGTCATAGCCGTGCCCACAGGCAACCATAATCGTCACAATTTGGCTTGGATCGAGCTTATTGCGATACAGCACGGAAAAATCGCCGACGATCTTTGCCGCCTCCCGCTGGGTCTCGTCCATCTCCTGAACTTCGCCGACCCAATTGCCAAAACGCATGGGCAATTCTTCAAGATGATCGGCCATCGCCTTTTGCTCGGCGGTCGTCTCGCGAGGAACAAAACGCTGGGTCCATGCGGCTTGAGGAATGATGCTTAGAGCAATGAGTACAACGGCGGCAATCGGCGCTAAATATTGGTTCATGGTGGTGTTCGAAGGTTTGGAAACAAGCGAAACGCATTAACCGCTGGAAGGCAGGGCATAGGCTGGGCGACGGCTAGTCTCGGAAAGCCCATTCACCACAGCGCCAAGGACGCGGATGCCCACGGATTCCATTCGCTCCCGCGCTTCGTAAACGCGGTGCATTTGGCTGACATCGCGACGGACACTGAGTACGGCGGCATCGACGTGCGCTCCCATCAGCAACATGTCGGCATAGGTCAACACGGGGGCGGAGTCGATGATGACATACTCAAACTGCTCGCGGGCCTTCTCCACGAAATCTTTGAAGCAATCTTTGGAAAGCGCCGCGATGCATTG
Protein-coding sequences here:
- a CDS encoding exosortase-associated EpsI family protein; translation: MNQYLAPIAAVVLIALSIIPQAAWTQRFVPRETTAEQKAMADHLEELPMRFGNWVGEVQEMDETQREAAKIVGDFSVLYRNKLDPSQIVTIMVACGHGYDMCKHTPDQCFIASGFQMVGEEQRFPVDLPGGPAKFTTCHFRKDIPGQGPQNLRIFWSFNENGEWVSPTFRGQLTTSPAIYKIYATTIVASDTKDRANESVALPFLREFLPLIQRSLFPPAGSDAAAAGTEESPNGIPATTSPSDTTPQAEPVAPGEK